The Salvia splendens isolate huo1 chromosome 20, SspV2, whole genome shotgun sequence nucleotide sequence AAAAGTTCCATAATTATAAGTAATGTTGTTCTTGATAAAGATAATGCATGCATTGAGAGTGAGAGTAATATTCATTTGTCGACTTTAAATTAAGATGGAGGTATTTGTtttcacttttatttaatatcattaattttataaatatcatttaactatttatttattcatattatatgaTTTTTTCCTGTTTATTCCTTAGTTtcacattttcctttatttGAATATCTTATGACTCACGCATGGTATGGATGGTAACATTATTCTAACTAAATCATTCTTTGATCCTTAGTCACACATGTTCTCTTtgtcatttgttttattttattttactccactcataTCATACATTAAAGTTGTATAAAATCGTTTGTCGaatatgaaatgtttcatttagaGTAGTTTGGGGGATtacatttctctttttgttattgtttataatatttttaaattatttataatattacgcatacttataattaatatatatttttaactataaatatcattagagtttctttatttatttttaatctaaTTACCTTAGaatttatctttattatttgaaattttcagtATGGACACTGTTTGGTGGAATGTTGTGAATGCCACCATTAACTCTTCATATCTTTGGAGTAATTGTACAGTGTTTAGGTTAACCAGAAACATGAGACTGTTGAGTGTCGAATCTTCTGTTGAAGCTTCTAAGTTGAAGGAATTTTCTTCTTGGGTTGCTTCTTACGTGGATTCTAATGGTTTGTGTAGTGTCACCAGATTGATAATTACCCGGTTAGGTGATTATGTTTTGGAGGCCTGTGTCTTGGGGGCATAATATTGGTCATAAGGTTTTGATTCCGCGAATGTCATTGATACCATCTGATCCAAGGCTACAATTCAGATTCTAACGACGTCAATTTCCATTGGTTGTGTTGTATGCAATAACCATTAACAAAAGTCAAGGTCAATCTCTGTCccatgttggattatttttgaaaaaaccAATCTTTAGTCATAGATAACTTTATGTTGCTATATCTAAGTCACAAGTTGTGAAGATTTGAAGATTTTAGTGTGTGGGGATGAGAATGATAGTAGAATTGATTTTACTcttaatgttgtttacaaagaagtCTTTCAAAATATAGGAATTACTGTGTCAGAGAGATGTTTGtaacaattttattgagaagATGTTTGAAttctatgttttgttgatcgaatttataatgaactatttatttttcaaataattttatttatttacttttgttaTTTACTATTTCTCAACCTTTTGCATGTATATCctattctatttctatttctttccCTCATGTCCTTTTGTTACAATGGATTGATGGATTGATAGATTAATAGATGTAgaagtatgttttttaaatcgtataatcttatgaatacaaattttaaatagtTTCTATTCTTGATTTGCAgtaaatttacatttttttatatattttgatttaattcattttaaatatattttcttattttttgaaaatcatttGGCCCGTGCATACCACGGGTGGTAACCCTAGTTTAAAAAAACACTGTAGTCTGCCAGGTTGAGTTGATCAAATTGACCTGCCCACGACGCCGTTTAAGGCGAAGAACAGAATAATTGATCCccacaaaattaaaaggaaaataaaaacacaaagcCAGAAAGAGCGAAGAAATGGAAGACATTCAAACGGAGCAAAGGAAATCGTTTGCAGCTCCACTGATTTTCATCCTTGTATTTGCTTTCCACTTCGTGTCTAAGTATATCGAATCCCAGAAAAATAAGGTTTTCGTCATTTCCCTATTCCGGTGAAATTAATTGATTTCGCTTTCCAATTTGGGGGCTTATCGAATTTATTAATTGCATTTCGTTTCGTCTGTTCTAAAATTACATCTGATTTTGatatttcaacacatatttggcTCACACAGAAAGGATACGGCGATAACTTGGACGTTAAATTGCGACGCGAAATTAAGCAGCTTTTGAAGGAGGCCAGCACTTTGTCACAGTAAGTACGGATTTTCATATACTATGTATACATCTATGGATAAATTAGTAGTATATGTTTGTGTTTAGTTGTGATTGTGATCAATAATCCCCTATTGTTGTATTGTTCAGCTTCTTTGATTAATGCGAGTTTATCAATTGGTAGGGGATGCAATTCTCTTAATTTAATGAAATTCACTTATTTTGAAGAGAAGCCACATATTATTTGGATTGGTAATTGATAACATTAAATTACATGAAATGAAGATAGGAATAGTAGTGGTAAAATTTATTATCATTCCATAGGTCTGAGGAGGGAGTTCTAATTACGATGTCGTGCAGTTTAAATGTGTGTGGGAATCCAGTCGAACGTGGTGAAAGATTGACGGTAAAGTGTTTACGTTAGATAGCAAACAATTATGACTTATCAATCAGTTGAGCCTCCAGAAAATTTATAAGTTGCATAAAAAAAATAGGGCTGCTTTCGTTTGAAGTTCTCTTGTTATTAGGTATAGATACTCATTGCTTGTCATTGTTTTCAGGCCTTCAACATTCGCTCAAGCTGCAAAACTAAGAAGAACGGCAGCTGCAAAGGAGAAGGAACTTGCAAGATGTAGGATACGATTTATTTTCCAGTTCTCTTTTCTACAAAATGCAGTCTTTCTATATTAAGTGCCATGTGAATTATAATTTCGTACTACATTTTTCTGATTGAGAAATGTGCGTGATAAGTTAATAACATGCCTCTCCATAAGAAGCTTGCTTATCAATCGGGGATCCTTTGCACTTTCAAAACTACTTCAAATCAATCACTGAATTATTTGCTTGCTTCTAATATTTCTATAATTTTGACTTCAGAAGCTGttagtttttgttttaattcaagCAATATGGCGATTTGAAATTTCACTGAACTTAAGGAATTTGACATAGATCACGTGATCCGTGGTAGTTCTTATTGGATAAAAGTTAACATATTCATCATCTTCATGGCCTTCATTGACATGGTTCCACCTGTAATCTGTGGTTGGCTGGTGGTAGGCGTTGTGAATCAAATTATCAGCTCTCGTCATCTTTTCACGATGTATACCTTATATACTGTTGTCTGAGCTCCATTTCGTCATTCTGCTGTTTGCCTTATGTCAAGTATATCTAATTCTTATGGTTAAACTTTAAATGGATAATCCTGAGATGTCAAGCACCATTTCTGGCCTAGATGCGGCTGTCTTGACTCTCCATTGCACATATGTTTCTAGTCACATTCTtcgtttatttatttcattcttATGTACATATTTATTACTGGCCATATTTACATGTCATCTCAGCTTGtctctgtttttattttttcttaaaaccTTTTGACTTCTTTAATGATCATTAATTGCATTGAGGTATTGCATGTCTGAGAATGTAAGTTCATAAGTTTTTGTTGTACCATCCAATCCAGATCTAGAGACGAAAGAGAAGGATATGAAGTTTTCAGTTAGTGCATATGGAAAACACTTGATGATATCAAAGGTCATTACTTAACTCGTAAATGTTTCTCAGGGGATCAATCTTTCAAAGTGCTTAGACTGTTGGAGTTTACTGTGCAGGTATTTACGTATTTTGTGCTGATTTTATGGTTCTGGAAGATACCCGTTGCCACAATATCTGATCAACTCGTGCACCCTTTTGGTAGTGCTCCTCTCCCATCTTGTCTTTCCTTTGTTGTCTGAGTTTCATTATATGCAAGATATTTCAATTCCTTGATTCTCGACTTATCGGAGCTTGCTTTTGCAGGATGGTTGCTTTCTTGGAGAGCAGGAAGTTCTTTGAAGGACAGTGTTGTGGTACTGAAACCCCTTCCACCCTCTTTTACGCCCTGCACCAATTTTTTTTgctttccaaaataaaaaagtgtTTGTAGTTGGTTCTCTCTTGCGATCGTTTAAGACTGTGCCGATAGGAGAAGCCAGCCAGAATATATTTTCACTGCTTCGTGCAAGCAGTGATCTCTTGTATAAGAACGAGGCTTCTGACGTTCCATTTTATGCGTCTACAGGTTGGAATCATACCATGGTTGATAGTATCCACCAGAGTGAGCAAGTTCGTTTGCAGGAAGGTATTCAAGTAAGATTTGATCTAAAGGATGTTTTGAGTAAAATGAACATCAACAGCAGGAGACTACTTAGATTAACCTGTCATTATacttttcccttttcttttacCATTATTTAGATCATATGTTTCATATCATAACAAGTGATCAATCAGTTCAAGTATTTTGCCCAGTTTTGGTGTACAGTCTTTATACAACTTATttttttgtactccctccgttccatgttaatagagtcatttttctattttgggaagttccaagttaattgagtcatttctactTTTAGCAAAAAgcaattttccttttttctttattctctcttcatctctcttactttattccctcttacttttttcacaattcatttaacacactatttttAAACTCTGTGCTGAAAAGAAGTACCtatattaacaaggaacggaggagggagtacttttcaaAACCAAGGCTTCAACAGAAACATTACATGATACACTAATGAATTGTTCGTATACAATTCTCATGTGAGTTGttgcaaataaaaaatacaaagtAAGAAGAGATTAATTGAAATATCCAGTTACTCACTCTTTCAATgactaattaatttttgttgatCTTCCCTTCACGTAATAAGTATGCTTCAATGAATAGAATCATACCTAACCTTTGTAattttaacatggtatcagagcagacTCATGCCGAATATGCCGTCGGAGATGGGACACGAAATAACAACATATGTGAGTTCTTCCACGTCGAAAATATGAAGTATACATACATCaatttaaatactccatccggACGCGAATAAGAAtcccgtttttctattttagtccatCCGCGAATAAGTGTCCCGCTTCACTTTTACCATAGATGGTAATAGGGTCACACTTTCCACTAaatcactccactcacatttcttttaaaactaatatacacaaGTGGGACCactattctactaactttttccatccactttcgttaacatttcttaaaattcgtgctgacaagaaatgagactcctaatggcggacggtgGGAGTACCAACTTGCAATAtcttagagcatcagcagtggcgcgaaattcccaaaaacacctcctgccacgtcatacggacatcccactgcactgccacgtcataaggacttcccactgcacagtggtgGACATCCTCAAggattcccacaattaaaaaaaccacaaattcacaaattaaacaatttgcggaattaaacaatttacgaagttaaaatttcgacacaaatagagaaaaaaattccattaaataaaaaaaaagtatatttgaccaaattaaaaaaacatttcaataattaaaaactacatcaacgaagacccctccgctgccatacttcttcaataatatcgttctggagccGAACATAGGCTTgtctttggcgcatgtcggcaaatgcacggactcgatcgacatcgtcatggggtatccccatgcgtacattgctagtggccacgccgtggcttggacccgcagcaccagcatcatcattggtccaatcagtcagtgctggaccttcatcttcgacaatcatgttgtgcataataatacatgcgtacatgatgtcggcgatgctgtcaacataccacagccgtgttggacccttcactgccgcccatcgagcctggagcacacctaatgccctctccacatctttgcgcgctgcctcctggcgacccgcaaaatatatcttcttttcatctgctgggcatctgatcgtcttcacaaagacggaccacatagggtatatcccatctgccaaataatagcccatattgtgctggttgccgttggcgacgaagttgacggccggaccaacgcccatgcactgctcgttgaaaagggacgacgactggaggacgttgatgtcgttgttagacccggctactccaaaataggcatgccaaatccacagccggtagtcagctaccgcttcaaggatcatcgtgggattgttggccttgaaaccagtagtgtacatccctttccaggcagcgggacagttcttacattcccagtgcatacaatctatgctgcctaacatctccggaaacccgtgctgattcccgtgcatatccggcagagcctgacaatcttcgggcgTAGgcctccgaagatacctatccccgaatatctccctaacgccctgacaaaaatacttcaggcaatcgcgggcagtcgtctcaccgatgtggaggtactcgtcgaacatgtcggctgcccctccgtatgccagctgcctgattgtgacagtgcacttctgaatcggcgtgtggccgggtataccagccgcatcctcccgcaccctgaaatacccgtatcgacgctctaaagcggcCACCatacgcagaaagagcggacgatgcatcctaaaccgtcgctGGAACAGGTTCTCCCCAAACTgtggctccggcgcaaagtaatcctcatacaaccgagcatgggcagcgaggtggtcccaGGAattatagttcgacgatggatgggtcgaggtagcGCCGGCAccaaggccgcttgttcctccctctccgcTGATTCCCGCACACGTGCGTGAATCAgacgcatcatgtgttcataatgcccaccactaccactaccactatcAGCCATtccggatatataaaagaaatgtatAGAGAGAtacttgttaatacaagtggtgcgaatgaaatgaagttcaacgagacgtatttatagaaattgaaaaaaaaaatttaatgcaataaatgagaattccgcgcggacgtccgtgggagtcaacgcaatggcggacgtccgcgcggcgtcgcgacggaattccatgtaaacgccgcggaactgcggtgtcctcggcggaattcTGTATCCGTGcctaccatgcacaatggcggacgtccgccgcagAATTCCGGCATGCCGGTCGAAATTCCggcgggacgggcgccattgttgATGCTCTTAAGCTAGTAGAGTGACATGGGCTTTTCTATATGATGAGAAGCCCACTTTATATTTGGGTTGAATGCTACTCTCCTAGTACAAcctaaaatttcaaaatcaGCTTCCAAGAATTATACATTACAACCCTAAATCTCAAAAACGTGAAAGACCTTTTCTTTGCTGACAGTCTCAATCCTCCGGCAATGGATCGTTTACAGCTCTTCGGCGGCGACGGAGATTCTTCAGACGAAGACATTTCCAAAATCGAAATCGACCAGGAATTCGCCAAACGCTACGATGTTACGACTTTTCCTCGCAACCTCCCTATCTTAGCTCACAACTCGCAATCCACCGAGATCCAGCGATAAAACGCGATCACAACACAATGAATGATCAATTGAAACGATTGAATTAACGGTAATAACGATCGAATGTTTTACAATTGGAATGAATAAGCAAGGAGGAACTctagatccacgatctaagcTCACCAACACTCAACTAAGCAATATCAACGACAAAGACAAAAGAAAGAGCAACTACAACTACTTATACTCTTCATCCTAGCTCTGCCTCTCTTCCCGCGTGCTATCGTCCACGTGCTTTGCTCTCATTGGCCAACAACACGTCATTGCCTCGTTCTTATTGGACAATGCCTCCTTACTAACGCCACGTCACAACTAACTCAATATGTTGCATGCATGTGTTGCGCGCATACGTTGCATGCATGTGGTGATCATGTTTCATAATCATGCATGCAACATACGAGCACAACAAGAAGCGAGAGGAACTTCACAGGTACGAAGCGCTGAAGAAGCAGGGAAAAGTCGACTCGTCGGATTCCGAGGAATCCTCGTCGGAGGAGGAGTTCACGAAACCGAGTAAGAAGACCGACGCCAAATTCTTCGATGCGTTGATTAAGGTGAAAAATCAAGACCCGATTTTGAGGTAACCTGATGCGAAATTGTTCGATTCCGACTCCGACGACAGCGATGAAGACGAGGATGATTCTTGTAAGAAGAAGGGGACTCCGATGTATTTGAAAGATGTTGTATCGAAGCAATTGATTGAGGCGGGTCCAGAGCTGAGTGATGAAGAGGAGGAAAATGGGGATTATGATAATAAGGTAGAGAGTTATACGCAAGAGCAGGAGGAGAGGAGGAAGCAGATAGTGCAATCTTTGGATGAGGGgaaaattgatgatgatgatgatgatgatgatgatgatgatgatggggaTTTTTTGAGAGTGAAGAGTAGCGGGAAGaacgaggaggatgaggaggaggaggatgtgcTTGGGGAGAAGATGGATAAGTATTTTGGGGAGGATACGAAGTTGGATGAAGAAATGATGTTTTTGAAGGAATTTTTCAGGAAAAGGTTGTATGATGAGGAAAGTAATGCTCGGGGCGATGTGGAGGTGGACATTTCAGAGGACGAGGATGAGCTGGAAAAGCAAGAGGATTACGAGACTGAGTTTAATTTTAGGTTTGAAGAGAATGCTGGCGATAGGGTGATGGGGCATTCGAGGAAAGTGGAAGGGTCTGTGAGGAAGAAGGACAATGCGAGGAAGTCGCAGAGGGAGAGGAAAGAGGAGAGGATGGCGCAGGCGGAGTTTGAGAGGAAGGAGGAGTTGAAGTGGTTGAAGAacttgaagaagaaagagataAATGAGAAGTTGGAGAAGATTAGGGAGGTAGCTGGGATTGGGAAGGCGGAGGGTGTCTTTTTGGATAAGGATGATTTAGAGGATGAGTTTGACCCCGAGGCTCATGATAGGAAGATGAAGGAAGCGTTCGGTGAGGAGTATTATGGTGCTGAGGATGTGGATCCGCAGTTTGGGAGCGATGGCGATGAAGATGAGGAGGGTCTTGAGAAACCGGATTTTGACAAGGAAGATGAGTTGCTTGGACTTGATAAGGGTTGGGACGAGGTGGATGAGGCGGGTACAGGGTTCAAGTCGGTAAGAGAACGAATAATGAAAGATAGGTTGGCTAAAGGGGAGGAAGATGTGGTGGATGAAGATGGAGGCGATGAGCGAAAGGAGAGGGGGAgtaagaggaagagaaagcacAAACCGAGTGACGTAGAGAAGGCAGTTATAGAGGAGCTCTTGGATGAGTACTATAAGTTGGATTATGAGGACACCTTAGGGGATTTGAAAACAAGATTCAAATACAGACCTGTAAAGGCAAAGAGATTTGGATTGACCTCAGAAGAGATTCTTGCGCTGGACGACAAGGAACTGAATCAGTATGTCTCCTTGAAGAAGATAGCTCCGTATAGGGAGAAGGAATGGAAGGTGCCTAGAATCAAGACTATCCAGCTAAAGGAAAGTAAATATCGAAAGGGAAGTACTTCTCGGGCTGTTGATGAGGATAGGAAGGGGAGGCACCACGAGGGTAAGGGAAAAGATGTGGAGGATAAGGCGGTGGGAAGTGAAAAATCACAACCCGTGGAGTCTAATGGGGATGAGAAAACTATGTCCagaaagaggaagagaaaactGCAACAGGCTGAACTCAAGATATCTCAGTCCAGGCTTATGGCATATGGGAAAATTCCCTCCAAATCTAAGAGCAAGAATTGAAGTTTTGGATACTTATTTCTGTAAAAGGTATAATTTCTTTCTGTAAGCACATATATATAGCCTTTTTTTTGGTATGCACAGTTAATGTTTCTTTCGTGTTTTGCTGTTGCGGCTCTTTATTTGCTTGGCAATTTATGATGAGAGTAGTTGTTTCGAAATAGCAAAAAGTTAATAATTTTGGAAGAACATTAACTAGattacattgtgaatgactatTGCCCTGTTTAGATATTTGATCAAGTAGGCTATGCAGCATTTTTATTTCGTATTCACATTAACATTTTAGGTGGAACTATGATAGCATGTATGCTAATGCAAGTCATCGGCTTATTTCGGTTGTCAGTGTGAGCCGTGGGATCGTGTTGTTTAACTCGTCTTAGGCTTAAACATTACATTTACTGCTTGTGCTTGCTATTTACTTATAATCTTGTCTAGTTGATTAAGTGTAATCTTCCTGTTATGTATTTTCTTCATATAATCTTGTTTAGTTAATTAAATGGAAAATTTCATACACTgcttgcttgctatttgcttATAACGTTTGAATCGTTGTAAAACAGTCGTTACTCTAGTTTGATGccttcgtttttttttttttatctcagaTACTCAAATTAGTTCATACCCTATTCTCAGCCCTCCCAGCATTGGAATGAAAGACCACCATCGCTCATCAACGATGCTCGATTTTGTAGTTTCAGCCGCAGATGATCCGTGTATTTTAAGGTAAAAAGTAGAGGCTTTCAGATACATCTTTCCAAGTGAACATGGATGATGATTTTGTAAACTGAAATGCAGAGAGACACGTAGATTAGAAGCCATTAAACTTATTTTTTGAACTAAtagcactccctccgtcccggactacttgcacttatttcctttctgggcgtcccaagttatttgcactcttttcatttttagtaaaaattatcatcTACAgacgcaattgttgactttgctatacactcattccttaatctccgtgccgaaaaggaaatgtgcgagtagtccgggacggagggagtattatcctAACCGAGAGTGTTCATTGACATTTAGTGGGATGAGATTTTTGCACTTCAAACACTTGCTACTCTTAAAAGCCTTGTATTTTGGCAGAAAGTTGAAATTTCTtgtatcatactccctccgtttcgccATAGTTGAGGCAGAATTTTTCGGCACGTAGTTTTAGAAATGAATGttgggtgtgttaaataaaaaataaaaaaagtaagagagaggaaaatgtatagagaataaagtacaaagtgaataaagtaaagataataaagtaagagagagagtaaagtaaaagagagagaaaagttaCCATATATGGAAATattcaactatgaagaaactttctgaaatggtaaaatgactcaactatggcgAAACCGAGGGAGTATCAAACATGTAACTGAATATGAGTTGGTACATTTTTCATCGGTTTCGCAATTACTTCAATTTTCGTTCTTACTTATATTTAAGACTTTGATTACAATTCAAATCCCCTTATTAtgtcattttctattttatccCTTTGCTTAGTGTAATCATCATTTTATTTGGGAGTATATTTTACTTTGTCTGGTAGTAAATGAATCATTATTTTCCGCGTGGAAACTTTAGAATATCATAAACTACAGAATTTGTTGAAAGATTAATCAAAATTGgggcttaaattaattatatgaatAAGACTGATTATTATAATAGAGAttacaacacacacacacacacacatatatatatatatattactacaAATATGTActgtattaatttatttatcatttctatataaaatactccattttttattctaatatttagtgattattaatattatatttttttattctaatatATTTAGTGATTATTATCAATATTATTAGTATGGTGTGATAATTTCCACTCGCATCAAAGTTTGTAACAGCATCTATGATCCATGTCCGACCAAACCACTTTTCCGATCCTGCATTCTTCTCCGCCGCCGCAGCGCCGCCATTTCCAACAATCTCCGGCGAAGGCACTCGGTCGCTATCATTCACATCTACAACAAACCATAAATTACCCCTAACCACCAAATACCAATTGAGCTCCTCCTTACAACGCCATTATTCCCTCCATCGCAGCTCAACATTTTCCCAATATTTGTTCCTCTCCGCATTCTCCGTCGCACTCTTGATTCTCCGCCTTACTTCCTCCGTCATCCTTCCAGATTTCTCGCACCGTTGGCGCCAGCTGATTGCCTTTTCTTCCCAGGCCGAGGCCGAGCTCATCGACACCCCCGATTACCTGTTCGATGCCGCCGTCGCCTATGAAGACCGCCGCTTCTTTAGCCACTTCGGCGTCGACGTGATCGGCGTGGCTCGCGCAGTTCTCTCGCTGTCTGTGCGTGGCGGCGGCAGCACGATTACGCAGCAGGTATAGTTTTGAAAGTGAATTGGGGATTACATTTTCTGCTTGCAGTTGCATACCaagtgtttgtgtttttatCTGAGTGAATAAATTCGTGGTTTTCTCTTCCTTTTCTAATCATTGTTGTTTGTTAATTTACTAGTTAATTAATTTCTGAAATGCTGGGATTTTTAAGTTGTGCCTAATTGTGTTTGCAGCTTGTCAAAAACACTCTTTTGAAGAACGAGCGCACATGTTTGAGGAAATTTGTGGAAATGGTGCTGGCAGTAGCACTCGAGAGGAGAATTTCGAAATTGAGAATCTTGAGTGCTTACTTGTGTAAGGTAAAGCTCAACTCTTTTCTTGTTTTGTATTGTCATTGTTGAATTTTACACGGTTTCGCTTTGTGATATTCACATGTTCGTGTATTCATGAAGCTATGATTTCCACTTGATCCTCACTTCAAGACCTTGAGTGTTGATATTTGCTTGTCTTTCATTTGATATAACTAGCATATCGAATACTCAGATATATTGGGGACATGGCATTTATGGAATAAATTCTGCATCGAAGTTTTATTTTGGAAAACATCCGCCACTTCTTACTTTGGGTGAATGCGCCCTGCTCGTGGGGATGATCCCCGCCCCAGAGGTCCGATCACCATTCCGAGATTACACTAGGTTGGTATTTCTTAATGCCGGCTTATTTTACTCGTACTTGTGTATCTATATCCTATCTGAAGTAATCCTATTTGTAGAGGAAAAACCTTCCAAACTAGAGTCTTGAAGAGGATGGTTGATGGACGCTTCCTAGATCTTGAGGCTGCACTTTCTTCCATGAGAAAATCCGATTCATTGAAATTTGTGAAGGTAAACGGATTGCTTGTTCGATCCTTCATCAGCTTAGTTACAGATTAGATAGAAACCTCTGTAGAGAAAGTCTAACGGTGCAACTGAGGCTAGAGAGTTCTTTACACAACTTTTTCTTTTGAGTAAGAAGGTAAATTTGATCGAAGGAATCAATCGTCAATCACTTATGTAAATGGAGGTTCCATAATTAGTGTTCTGTTATAAACCTATAGATGtgtttttgacaaaaaaagaaAGTACTAAAACCTCTACACTTGTGTAAAAGTGTGGCTTCCATATGTAGCTCTTCTGACTAGTGTTTGTAAGTTCTTTGTAGGCGCCCGAAACTCCGATAAAGTTGGGTTTGAAGGACTCATGGGAGTGGGAAACAGAGAGCTCTGTATGGGAAGTGAGGGAAGAGATGGAGAAATGGGCAATGAGTTTCACAGCTAAAGAATTTGAGAGAACTTCAGACCCAAAGACGAAGCAAATTCCTTCCAAGAAAGATGGCTCACGGCTTCTTCTCTCGGTTTTACATCATCCTGTATTGCTGCTGAAGCTATGCTTCTCGAGATATTGAGATTCGTTCGTGGTTTCCATTGGCTGCACGAGCGACTGCTCCGTGCATTGTGTTTAGAAAGATATGAATGATGATTTCTCTCAACTTGGATAAGTTTTGGGGTTCTTACACTGTTGCAAACTGATGATGATACTCTATTTTTTGGCTAGAAATCTGAGATAAACATTTGTTATATTGTTTCTCTCTATCTTATGTTTATTCCCTCTTTTTcgaattttatctttatttttactTCATAAATTGATGTTATTTTCAAATTCGACCTTATAATTAAGCTGGTAATCAgaatataatttgaaattttcaactGAGATATAATTATAACCATAAGCTATTCCAGTAGCGAATTTAACaacgtaatttttttttattaaaagtgAATATTCATTTATTGAGTTAATGCGAAAGCATATGCT carries:
- the LOC121780968 gene encoding protein GET1-like, coding for MEDIQTEQRKSFAAPLIFILVFAFHFVSKYIESQKNKKGYGDNLDVKLRREIKQLLKEASTLSQPSTFAQAAKLRRTAAAKEKELARYLETKEKDMKFSVSAYGKHLMISKVFTYFVLILWFWKIPVATISDQLVHPFGWLLSWRAGSSLKDSVVVGIIPWLIVSTRVSKFVCRKVFK
- the LOC121780965 gene encoding putative transglycosylase H16_A0665, whose product is MIHVRPNHFSDPAFFSAAAAPPFPTISGEGTRSLSFTSTTNHKLPLTTKYQLSSSLQRHYSLHRSSTFSQYLFLSAFSVALLILRLTSSVILPDFSHRWRQLIAFSSQAEAELIDTPDYLFDAAVAYEDRRFFSHFGVDVIGVARAVLSLSVRGGGSTITQQLVKNTLLKNERTCLRKFVEMVLAVALERRISKLRILSAYLCKIYWGHGIYGINSASKFYFGKHPPLLTLGECALLVGMIPAPEVRSPFRDYTRGKTFQTRVLKRMVDGRFLDLEAALSSMRKSDSLKFVKAPETPIKLGLKDSWEWETESSVWEVREEMEKWAMSFTAKEFERTSDPKTKQIPSKKDGSRLLLSVLHHPVLLLKLCFSRY